From Myxococcus xanthus, a single genomic window includes:
- a CDS encoding DUF262 domain-containing protein → MDIKGEQRPIQKVFCDDFVLRVPHYQRPYAWKLENAQELLSDLLAFMGGGSTKVDELPPYFLGSIVLVKDDAWPEAEVIDGQQRLTTLTILLAALRASTGAAFGSDLTKYLYQPGSLVEGTPDQYRLRLRDRDAEFFREFVQAVDGPAKLKALTREIPDAQQRIRENALLFLRELDALPVERRQRLASYLVRRCYLVVVSTPDADSAYRIFSVLNDRGLDLSHADILKADIVGKIDGEALQKAYATKWEEVEEEIGRDAFKDLFGHLRMIHRRAKLEGTVLAEFRKYVVDKAPEPRKLVDDVIVAGAWAYDQIRRCSWDGQSDDATQAKIEELLEWLNRLDNEDWVPPAIRVMQLSADATKVLRHLEALERLAAFLLIKRSNVNERIHRYANVLEAIENGTAIDAGGPLLLSTDEEKQLVDALDGEVYLEQKVRVYVLLRLDRALGDKGAKYDVDTITVEHVLPQNPRDKSEWLTNFPRPEDRAWTHRIGNLLLLPRRKNSEASNWDFGEKKKRYFTSKKGVSTFALTSQVLKESAWTPDVVARRQTEAIDTLKKVWSLK, encoded by the coding sequence ATGGACATCAAGGGTGAGCAGCGACCGATTCAAAAGGTGTTCTGCGACGACTTTGTCTTGCGAGTGCCGCACTACCAGCGGCCGTACGCCTGGAAGCTCGAGAATGCTCAGGAACTCCTCTCCGACCTGTTGGCGTTCATGGGCGGCGGCTCGACCAAAGTTGACGAGCTCCCCCCGTACTTTCTCGGGAGCATTGTTCTCGTAAAGGACGACGCGTGGCCCGAGGCGGAGGTGATCGACGGCCAGCAGCGCCTCACCACGCTGACGATCCTCCTCGCGGCACTGCGTGCGTCGACGGGGGCTGCGTTCGGCAGCGACCTGACCAAGTATCTGTACCAACCGGGAAGCCTCGTGGAAGGTACGCCGGACCAGTACCGTCTCCGGCTGCGCGACCGCGACGCCGAGTTCTTCAGGGAGTTCGTCCAGGCCGTCGATGGGCCAGCGAAGCTGAAGGCGCTGACGCGCGAAATCCCCGATGCGCAGCAACGTATTCGGGAGAACGCGCTGTTGTTCTTGCGCGAACTGGACGCGCTGCCCGTTGAGCGCCGACAGCGCTTGGCGAGCTATCTCGTGCGGCGCTGCTATCTGGTCGTGGTGTCGACGCCCGACGCCGACTCGGCGTATCGCATCTTCTCGGTGCTGAACGATCGCGGCCTCGACCTCTCGCACGCCGACATCCTCAAGGCCGACATCGTTGGGAAGATTGACGGCGAGGCCTTGCAGAAGGCCTACGCCACGAAGTGGGAAGAGGTCGAAGAAGAGATTGGGCGCGACGCGTTCAAGGATCTCTTCGGGCACCTCCGAATGATTCATCGTCGGGCGAAGCTCGAGGGGACCGTCCTCGCCGAGTTCCGAAAGTACGTCGTAGACAAGGCGCCCGAGCCCAGGAAGCTCGTGGACGACGTCATCGTCGCTGGCGCTTGGGCGTACGACCAGATCCGTCGGTGCAGTTGGGATGGCCAATCCGATGACGCGACGCAGGCGAAGATCGAGGAGCTGCTTGAGTGGCTCAATCGCCTCGACAACGAGGACTGGGTTCCTCCTGCGATCCGCGTCATGCAGTTGAGCGCTGACGCCACGAAGGTGCTACGCCACCTCGAGGCGCTTGAGCGTCTCGCCGCGTTCCTGCTCATCAAGCGCTCCAACGTGAACGAGCGCATCCACAGGTACGCGAACGTTCTTGAGGCCATCGAGAATGGGACAGCCATTGACGCGGGGGGCCCGCTCCTTCTCTCCACCGACGAAGAGAAGCAACTCGTGGACGCGCTCGATGGCGAGGTCTACCTCGAGCAGAAGGTGCGCGTGTACGTCCTTCTCCGGCTTGACCGAGCCCTGGGCGACAAGGGCGCGAAGTACGACGTCGACACGATCACCGTCGAGCATGTGCTTCCGCAGAACCCGCGTGACAAGAGTGAGTGGTTGACGAATTTCCCTAGGCCCGAAGATCGGGCGTGGACGCATCGCATCGGAAACTTGCTCCTGCTGCCTCGCCGTAAGAACTCCGAGGCGAGCAACTGGGACTTCGGCGAGAAGAAGAAGCGGTACTTCACCTCTAAGAAGGGGGTGAGCACGTTCGCACTCACCTCGCAGGTGCTGAAGGAGTCCGCTTGGACGCCTGACGTCGTGGCGCGCCGCCAGACCGAGGCCATCGACACCCTCAAGAAGGTGTGGTCGCTCAAGTAG